Proteins encoded in a region of the Coffea eugenioides isolate CCC68of chromosome 4, Ceug_1.0, whole genome shotgun sequence genome:
- the LOC113767806 gene encoding pentatricopeptide repeat-containing protein At2g15690, mitochondrial-like isoform X1: MAASLNLKSSLRRGRFPHLFFICNCSVAAASVRPSIRSCCSSSISKQLSAETLNLKPATFVSRNNFTTSTSQFFAPAAPANYQTSGGQNQMDHNRRGYPNNHHRSPHPMSNPAPASSYPGQGYSEPHSIPQQGGGGGGGRGAGFNHFSNDNVNPRHNYPPSPPPPPPQHFSHGNVSNTAPTTAAPNSSLGFGGGGFQQNQRVYPQNPPVPCDSQNFPNQNQGGRAGLVQPQNNHGYNQGYQDQNPWKSSQHESQSVRFTQQGIQNRANLQSHGQGLQVVTDEFAPLSIVDLRNLCEAGNVTEALKLMEEGIAADAHCFNLLFDLCMKSKNYGDAKKVHDYFLRSTCRSDLLLNNKVLDMYINCGSMVDARRVFDHMPDRNMASWNLMINGYAINGLGDDGLAMFEQMRKLGLHPNEQTFLAVMDACASADAIDEGFLHFESMKTEYGIEPGIEHYLGLLGVLAKCGHLAEAEEFIAKLPFEPTAAVWEALMNYARIHGDIDLEDRAEELMVSLEPSKAIKNKIPTPPPKKQSAVNMLEGRNRIVEFRSPTLYKDDEKLREAMKQQAYVPDTRYVLHDIDQEAKEQALLYHSERLAIAYGLISTPARTPLRIIKNLRVCGDCHNAIKIMSRIVGRELIVRDNKRFHHFKDGKCSCGDYW; the protein is encoded by the coding sequence ATGGCGGCGTCTCTGAATCTAAAATCCAGTCTGCGAAGAGGTCGTTTTCCTCATCTTTTCTTCATCTGTAATTGCTCCGTCGCGGCAGCATCGGTACGTCCTAGTATCCGTTCCTGCTGCTCCTCCTCCATTTCCAAGCAGCTTTCCGCCGAAACTCTTAACCTAAAACCTGCCACCTTTGTTTCTCGCAACAATTTCACTACTTCTACTTCTCAATTTTTTGCCCCTGCAGCTCCTGCAAATTATCAAACATCTGGTGGTCAGAATCAGATGGACCACAATCGTCGAGGGTATCCTAATAATCATCATCGAAGTCCTCACCCCATGTCCAACCCTGCTCCTGCTTCTTCTTATCCTGGGCAGGGTTATTCAGAACCACATTCCATTCCCCAACAGGGTGGCGGTGGCGGCGGCGGTCGTGGAGCTGGTTTTAACCACTTCTCCAATGATAACGTCAATCCTAGACACAATTATCCGCCGTCCCCgccccctcctcctcctcagcATTTTTCACACGGAAATGTCAGCAATACTGCGCCAACAACTGCTGCTCCAAATAGCAGTCTAGGTTTTGGAGGAGGAGGGTTTCAGCAAAACCAGAGGGTTTACCCGCAGAACCCCCCGGTTCCCTGTGActctcaaaattttcctaatcaaaaTCAAGGAGGACGTGCAGGTTTGGTTCAGCCGCAGAATAATCACGGTTATAACCAGGGTTACCAGGACCAAAATCCATGGAAATCCTCTCAGCACGAAAGTCAGTCTGTTAGGTTTACTCAGCAGGGAATTCAGAACCGTGCTAACCTTCAATCTCACGGTCAAGGGCTGCAGGTTGTTACTGACGAGTTTGCTCCTTTGAGTATTGTTGATTTGAGAAATCTCTGCGAGGCGGGTAATGTTACTGAAGCTCTCAAATTGATGGAGGAGGGAATCGCTGCTGATGCTCATTGTTTTAATCTCCTTTTTGACTTGTGTATGAAGTCAAAGAACTATGGGGACGCCAAGAAAGTTCATGATTACTTCTTGAGATCGACTTGCAGGAGTGATCTTCTGTTGAATAATAAGGTGCTCGATATGTACATTAACTGCGGGAGTATGGTTGACGCCCGAAGAGTTTTTGATCACATGCCTGATAGGAATATGGCTTCCTGGAATTTAATGATCAATGGATATGCCATCAACGGTTTGGGAGATGATGGCTTGGCGATGTTTGAACAGATGAGGAAATTGGGGTTACATCCCAACGAGCAGACTTTCCTTGCTGTTATGGATGCTTGTGCTAGTGCTGATGCAATCGATGAAGGTTTCTTGCATTTCGAGTCAATGAAGACAGAGTACGGCATTGAACCCGGAATCGAGCATTATTTGGGGCTTCTTGGAGTTCTTGCTAAATGTGGACATCTTGCGGAGGCTGAGGAGTTCATTGCAAAACTTCCATTTGAACCAACAGCAGCTGTTTGGGAGGCATTGATGAACTATGCGCGCATACATGGAGATATTGATCTTGAAGACCGTGCAGAAGAACTAATGGTTTCTCTTGAGCCTTCAAAGGCCATTAAGAATAAGATTCCAACGCCTCCGCCTAAGAAGCAGTCTGCAGTTAACATGCTTGAGGGCAGAAACAGGATTGTGGAGTTCCGTAGCCCAACTCTCTACAAGGACGATGAGAAGTTGAGAGAAGCTATGAAGCAACAAGCTTATGTGCCCGATACTAGATATGTGCTTCACGACATTGATCAAGAGGCAAAAGAACAGGCCTTGCTTTATCATAGTGAACGTCTGGCAATTGCATATGGTCTGATAAGTACACCTGCCAGGACACCTCTGCGGATCATCAAGAACCTTCGTGTTTGTGGTGATTGTCACAATGCCATCAAGATCATGTCAAGGATTGTCGGGAGGGAATTGATTGTTAGAGATAACAAACGTTTCCACCATTTCAAGGATGGCAAGTGTTCCTGTGGTGATTACTGGTGA
- the LOC113767806 gene encoding pentatricopeptide repeat-containing protein At2g15690, mitochondrial-like isoform X2: MDHNRRGYPNNHHRSPHPMSNPAPASSYPGQGYSEPHSIPQQGGGGGGGRGAGFNHFSNDNVNPRHNYPPSPPPPPPQHFSHGNVSNTAPTTAAPNSSLGFGGGGFQQNQRVYPQNPPVPCDSQNFPNQNQGGRAGLVQPQNNHGYNQGYQDQNPWKSSQHESQSVRFTQQGIQNRANLQSHGQGLQVVTDEFAPLSIVDLRNLCEAGNVTEALKLMEEGIAADAHCFNLLFDLCMKSKNYGDAKKVHDYFLRSTCRSDLLLNNKVLDMYINCGSMVDARRVFDHMPDRNMASWNLMINGYAINGLGDDGLAMFEQMRKLGLHPNEQTFLAVMDACASADAIDEGFLHFESMKTEYGIEPGIEHYLGLLGVLAKCGHLAEAEEFIAKLPFEPTAAVWEALMNYARIHGDIDLEDRAEELMVSLEPSKAIKNKIPTPPPKKQSAVNMLEGRNRIVEFRSPTLYKDDEKLREAMKQQAYVPDTRYVLHDIDQEAKEQALLYHSERLAIAYGLISTPARTPLRIIKNLRVCGDCHNAIKIMSRIVGRELIVRDNKRFHHFKDGKCSCGDYW, translated from the coding sequence ATGGACCACAATCGTCGAGGGTATCCTAATAATCATCATCGAAGTCCTCACCCCATGTCCAACCCTGCTCCTGCTTCTTCTTATCCTGGGCAGGGTTATTCAGAACCACATTCCATTCCCCAACAGGGTGGCGGTGGCGGCGGCGGTCGTGGAGCTGGTTTTAACCACTTCTCCAATGATAACGTCAATCCTAGACACAATTATCCGCCGTCCCCgccccctcctcctcctcagcATTTTTCACACGGAAATGTCAGCAATACTGCGCCAACAACTGCTGCTCCAAATAGCAGTCTAGGTTTTGGAGGAGGAGGGTTTCAGCAAAACCAGAGGGTTTACCCGCAGAACCCCCCGGTTCCCTGTGActctcaaaattttcctaatcaaaaTCAAGGAGGACGTGCAGGTTTGGTTCAGCCGCAGAATAATCACGGTTATAACCAGGGTTACCAGGACCAAAATCCATGGAAATCCTCTCAGCACGAAAGTCAGTCTGTTAGGTTTACTCAGCAGGGAATTCAGAACCGTGCTAACCTTCAATCTCACGGTCAAGGGCTGCAGGTTGTTACTGACGAGTTTGCTCCTTTGAGTATTGTTGATTTGAGAAATCTCTGCGAGGCGGGTAATGTTACTGAAGCTCTCAAATTGATGGAGGAGGGAATCGCTGCTGATGCTCATTGTTTTAATCTCCTTTTTGACTTGTGTATGAAGTCAAAGAACTATGGGGACGCCAAGAAAGTTCATGATTACTTCTTGAGATCGACTTGCAGGAGTGATCTTCTGTTGAATAATAAGGTGCTCGATATGTACATTAACTGCGGGAGTATGGTTGACGCCCGAAGAGTTTTTGATCACATGCCTGATAGGAATATGGCTTCCTGGAATTTAATGATCAATGGATATGCCATCAACGGTTTGGGAGATGATGGCTTGGCGATGTTTGAACAGATGAGGAAATTGGGGTTACATCCCAACGAGCAGACTTTCCTTGCTGTTATGGATGCTTGTGCTAGTGCTGATGCAATCGATGAAGGTTTCTTGCATTTCGAGTCAATGAAGACAGAGTACGGCATTGAACCCGGAATCGAGCATTATTTGGGGCTTCTTGGAGTTCTTGCTAAATGTGGACATCTTGCGGAGGCTGAGGAGTTCATTGCAAAACTTCCATTTGAACCAACAGCAGCTGTTTGGGAGGCATTGATGAACTATGCGCGCATACATGGAGATATTGATCTTGAAGACCGTGCAGAAGAACTAATGGTTTCTCTTGAGCCTTCAAAGGCCATTAAGAATAAGATTCCAACGCCTCCGCCTAAGAAGCAGTCTGCAGTTAACATGCTTGAGGGCAGAAACAGGATTGTGGAGTTCCGTAGCCCAACTCTCTACAAGGACGATGAGAAGTTGAGAGAAGCTATGAAGCAACAAGCTTATGTGCCCGATACTAGATATGTGCTTCACGACATTGATCAAGAGGCAAAAGAACAGGCCTTGCTTTATCATAGTGAACGTCTGGCAATTGCATATGGTCTGATAAGTACACCTGCCAGGACACCTCTGCGGATCATCAAGAACCTTCGTGTTTGTGGTGATTGTCACAATGCCATCAAGATCATGTCAAGGATTGTCGGGAGGGAATTGATTGTTAGAGATAACAAACGTTTCCACCATTTCAAGGATGGCAAGTGTTCCTGTGGTGATTACTGGTGA
- the LOC113768388 gene encoding glutamate receptor 2.7-like, translating to MQNPVKSSTKLLYLHLIIINFWVVLLNGQNATKVDVGVILDLDTLVGKISKTSMLMALEDHRSNNIQDNTTIRIVAHLRDSKSDSVEAASAAIDLLKNVQVEAILGPQTSAQADFIIDLGNKAKVPVISSAASPSLSPKESPFFVRAAHCSSSQATAIAEIIKTFGWRKAVLVYEDSLYGSGIVPFLTDAMLESNTIVSYRSVISPAASDDQILEELYKLITMQTRVFVVHLLPSLASRLFLKANEVGMMSQGYAWIITEALTSLLDSVKPAVVDSMQGVLGLKPHVPRSSKLDIFTKRWRKRFREENPEIDRFELNIYGLWAYDTVIALAKATEKAVNMAQPQSKKKAVINGKNLSDLDMIGTSGMGAELIESVRNIRFNGLSGDFHIIEGQLQPSAFEIVNVIGKGERKIGFWTETYGISDKLKPNEAQLVHESSKDNIGIIIWPGESNIVPKGWEMPTGHEKKLRVGVPVKNGLPEFVKVEKDPVTNAVIATGFCVDVFKEVMTSLPYAASYDFIPFETPDGDSAGDYNDLVYQIYLENYDAVVGDVTILANRSRFVDFTLPYTESGVSTIVRIMDDERKNAWIFMKPLTMDLWLTTGAFFIFTGFVVWVLEHRINEEFRGPPGKQVGMIFWFSFSTLVFAHKEKVMSNLSRFVVIIWVFVVLVLTSSYTASLTSMLTVQQLQPTITDLFDLTKNGEYIGYQTGSFVTELLKSKKFDASQFRNYNTFEEYDEALRKGSRNGGVDGIVDELPYIRLFLAKYCRKYTMVGPTFQTAGFGFAFPKGSPLVPDVSRAVLNVTEGDKMKRILKEWFGEETDCSEQYGAVATSDSLTLDSFKGLFLIAGLSSSLALAIFLLIFLYENRGVLVSNGSVVQKLSAMAKIFDEERKELSRAAKKQGTGAEAAVVNVVSLGSNHEFAPSPAISFFHHHHQHHEEEGVCSHDEGFSTATEPASPMHDAIVIVTETAEER from the exons ATGCAGAATCCTGTAAAAAGTAGTACTAAGCTCCTTTACCTACATTTGATCATCATTAACTTCTGGGTCGTCCTCCTGAATGGTCAAAATGCGACGAAGGTTGATGTTGGGGTAATCCTTGATTTGGACACCCTGGTGGGAAAGATTTCAAAAACCTCCATGCTTATGGCACTTGAAGATCACCGGTCCAACAACATTCAGGATAACACTACCATTAGGATTGTCGCTCACCTCAGAGATTCAAAATCTGATTCTGTTGAAGCAGCTTCTGCAG CCATAGACCTCCTCAAAAATGTCCAAGTCGAGGCAATTTTAGGCCCTCAAACGTCGGCACAAGCAGATTTTATTATCGATCTCGGGAAcaaagccaaagttccagtaaTTTCGTCAGCCGCAAGTCCATCTCTTTCTCCCAAAGAGTCTCCGTTTTTTGTCCGAGCAGCACATTGTTCGTCCTCTCAGGCTACAGCCATAGCAGAGATTATTAAAACTTTTGGTTGGAGGAAAGCTGTCCTTGTCTATGAGGACAGTCTTTATGGTAGTGGAATAGTTCCCTTCTTGACTGATGCAATGCTAGAAAGCAATACCATAGTTTCCTATCGAAGTGTCATATCTCCTGCTGCTTCGGATGATCAGATTCTTGAAGAGCTATACAAGTTAATTACCATGCAGACCAGGGTCTTTGTGGTTCATCTGCTGCCATCTCTTGCTTCTCGGTTATTTTTGAAAGCAAATGAAGTGGGGATGATGAGCCAGGGCTATGCCTGGATCATTACAGAGGCTCTTACGAGTCTATTGGATTCTGTTAAACCTGCGGTCGTGGACTCAATGCAAGGGGTACTGGGATTGAAGCCTCATGTCCCTAGATCAAGTAAATTGGATATCTTTAcaaagagatggagaaagagaTTCAGGGAAGAGAATCCAGAGATTGATAGGTTCGAGTTAAACATTTATGGGCTATGGGCGTATGACACCGTGATCGCACTAGCAAAGGCGACAGAGAAAGCCGTTAATATGGCTCAACCACAATCCAAGAAAAAGGCGGTGATAAATGGAAAGAACCTCTCGGACTTGGATATGATTGGAACTTCAGGAATGGGAGCTGAGCTCATTGAATCTGTCCGAAATATCAGATTCAATGGATTGAGTGGCGATTTTCACATTATTGAGGGGCAACTACAGCCATCTGCTTTCGAGATTGTGAATGTAATTGGAAAAGGGGAGAGGAAGATTGGGTTCTGGACTGAAACTTATGGCATTTCAGATAAGCTGAAACCAAATGAAGCTCAATTGGTGCATGAGTCTAGTAAGGACAATATCGGTATCATTATATGGCCGGGTGAGTCCAACATTGTTCCTAAGGGCTGGGAAATGCCAACAGGTCATGAAAAGAAGTTAAGGGTTGGAGTTCCGGTCAAGAATGGATTGCCAGAATTTGTGAAGGTGGAAAAGGATCCCGTAACAAATGCTGTCATTGCAACTGGTTTCTGTGTGGATGTATTCAAAGAGGTCATGACGTCCCTCCCATATGCAGCCTCCTATGATTTTATTCCTTTTGAAACCCCTGACGGTGACAGTGCGGGAGATTACAATGATCTTGTATATCAAATATATCTCGAG AATTATGATGCTGTGGTTGGTGACGTGACCATATTAGCAAATAGATCAAGGTTCGTGGATTTCACGTTGCCTTACACAGAGTCTGGTGTTTCCACCATTGTTCGAATTATGGATGATGAGAGGAAGAACGCCTGGATCTTCATGAAACCGCTTACAATGGACCTCTGGCTGACTACTGgagcatttttcattttcactggCTTTGTTGTTTGGGTACTTGAGCATCGTATAAATGAAGAATTCCGAGGTCCACCAGGGAAGCAAGTTGGAATGATTTTCTGGTTCTCCTTCTCAACGCTTGTTTTTGCTCATA aagaGAAGGTCATGAGCAATTTATCAAGATTTGTAGTAATCATATGGGTATTTGTGGTGTTAGTACTTACATCAAGTTATACAGCCAGCCTGACATCAATGTTGACAGTGCAACAACTTCAACCGACTATTACTGATCTTTTTGATCTGACAAAAAATGGTGAATATATCGGCTACCAAACTGGTTCCTTCGTAACTGAGCTGCTCAAGAGTAAGAAATTCGATGCGTCCCAGTTTAGAAACTACAACACATTTGAAGAGTATGATGAAGCACTTCGTAAAGGTAGCAGAAATGGAGGAGTGGATGGAATTGTTGATGAACTTCCTTATATCAGGCTCTTTCTGGCAAAGTACTGCAGAAAGTACACTATGGTTGGTCCGACATTCCAGACTGCTGGCTTTGGATTT GCATTTCCGAAGGGTTCTCCCCTCGTACCTGATGTATCAAGGGCAGTGTTAAACGTGACCGAGGGAGATAAAATGAAGAGAATTCTAAAGGAGTGGTTTGGGGAAGAAACAGATTGTTCGGAGCAATATGGAGCAGTGGCTACTTCCGACAGCCTGACACTGGATAGTTTTAAAGGGCTTTTCCTGATAGCTGGATTGTCTTCTTCACTAGCTCTTGCTATATTCTTGCTTATCTTCCTCTATGAGAATAGGGGAGTTCTCGTCTCTAATGGTTCAGTTGTCCAGAAACTTTCTGCAATGGCAAAAATATTTGATGAAGAAAGGAAGGAATTGAGCAGGGCGGCCAAGAAGCAAGGCACAGGAGCCGAAGCAGCAGTTGTTAACGTAGTTTCTCTGGGGAGTAATCATGAATTTGCCCCAAGCCCAGCAATTAGCTttttccaccaccaccaccagcaTCATGAAGAAGAAGGCGTTTGCTCTCATGATGAAGGCTTCTCCACTGCAACAGAGCCTGCAAGTCCAATGCATGATGCCATAGTAATAGTCACGGAGACAGCAGAAGAAAGATAG
- the LOC113767412 gene encoding receptor-like protein kinase, translating into MAIFAVIRLLRFLCLSASVYAVSALNSDGTALLSLLRHWTLTPPSIKSTWNASHSTPCSSWVGVQCHPSHQFFVVSLNLSGYGISGQLGPEISRLYHLTVLDLRFNAFSGSIPSQLGNSTRLQHLDLSSNNFTGRLPLALGNLYRLSYLSLYDNSLTGTLPRSLFSIPALHTVYLSTNRLTGTIPSNVGNASELVSLWLYGNHLSGTIPPSIANCTSLQELYLGDNQLVGSLPDALDSLEHLVYFDVSSNMLDGDVPFVSGNCKEMDTFVFSFNNFTGSIPPALGNCSSLTQFAAVSCALTGPIPPSFAQLGNLMNLYLSDNRLSGEIPPELGRCASLVDLRIEENQLVGQIPVELEKLSQLQSLFLFTNHLTGEIPLGIWKIQSLQNLLVYQNNLSGEIPIEITELKQLRNLSLFENQFTGVIPQGLGINSTLVQIDLTSNRFTGPIPPNICFGNQLRKLNLGQNDFRGSIPPGVGSCSNLTRLILKQNHLTGIIPDFVENPNLVYINLSSNNLSGEIPISLANLTKVTSIDLSMNKLSGPIHPELGRLVELQAIDLSHNSLEGELPFQLSTCEKLSELEVSNNLLNGSIPASFRSLTELSTLGLSENRFAGDIPVFLFEFERLSTLHLGGNSFGGSIPASVGSPQAGENMRSLNLSSNRLMGQVPPELGRLDMLEDLDISSNNLSGSLGVLDNIHSLVFINVSHNHFAGPVPATLLKLLNSSPSSFEGNLGLCVNCLSGGSSSCTEKSFLRPCTVQSENKRGRSKVGTVMIALGSSLLCISLLGGLAYMFLRRKGPKLQNAIAAEGGASSLLNEIMGATENLSGKYVIGRGAHGTVYKASLSSGRVYAVKKVASAGSRGGSKSMIREIQTIGAVRHRNLVKLEEFWFRKDYGLILYNYMKNGSLHDVLHERNPPLQLEWSIRYKIALGTAQGLSYLHFDCDPAIVHRDIKPMNILLDSEWDPHISDFGLAKLLDEQQAASMSCSAVIGTVGYIAPENAFTTTKSKESDVYSYGVVLLELITRKKPLLDPSCSFNDGEGEEDLVSWVRSVWNEAEEIKDAVDPGLLDEFIDSSVMEQATNVLLVALRCTEKEPSKRPSMRDVVKQLTDAYPISTSTSRTKSNLLCSYRN; encoded by the exons atggcaATATTTGCTGTGATTCGTTTGCTGCGTTTCTTGTGCCTGTCCGCATCTGTATATGCCGTATCTGCTCTCAATTCAGATGGAACCGCTCTCTTGTCACTTCTTAGGCATTGGACGCTTACCCCTCCTTCCATCAAATCTACCTGGAATGCTTCCCATTCCACCCCTTGCTCTTCTTGGGTTGGAGTCCAATGCCACCCCAGTCATCAATTCTTCGTGGTTTCTTTGAATCTTTCCGGCTATGGCATTTCTGGCCAATTGGGACCTGAAATTTCTCGTTTATATCACTTGACCGTACTTGACTTGCGCTTCAACGCCTTTTCTGGTTCAATTCCTTCCCAACTAGGAAACTCCACTCGTCTCCAGCACTTGGATCTCTCTTCCAACAACTTCACTGGACGACTACCTCTCGCCCTTGGCAACTTGTACCGTCTTTCCTACTTAAGCCTGTACGACAATTCTCTGACTGGTACCCTACCCCGCTCCTTGTTTTCCATCCCAGCCCTTCACACCGTTTACCTCAGCACCAATCGACTGACCGGCACCATCCCATCCAATGTTGGAAACGCCAGCGAGCTTGTGTCTCTGTGGCTCTACGGAAATCACTTGTCAGGGACCATTCCGCCCTCCATAGCAAACTGCACTTCCTTGCAAGAACTCTATTTGGGTGACAACCAGTTGGTTGGATCATTACCGGACGCTCTCGACAGTCTTGAGCACCTGGTTTATTTCGATGTAAGCAGCAACATGCTCGACGGCGACGTTCCTTTCGTTTCCGGGAACTGCAAAGAGATGGACACATTTGTTTTCTCTTTCAACAACTTCACGGGAAGCATTCCaccagctttgggaaattgcaGCAGCCTAACACAATTTGCTGCTGTCAGTTGTGCCTTAACCGGCCCAATTCCTCCCTCTTTTGCCCAACTAGGAAACCTGATGAATCTTTATCTCTCGGACAACAGGCTGTCAGGAGAAATTCCACCGGAGCTGGGACGGTGCGCGTCCTTGGTTGATCTGCGGATAGAGGAAAACCAACTAGTAGGCCAAATTCCAGTTGAGCTAGAAAAGCTCAGCCAGCTGCAGAGCCTGTTTCTCTTTACCAACCATTTGACTGGCGAAATCCCTCTTGGTATATGGAAGATTCAAAGCCTTCAGAATCTTCTAGTTTATCAAAACAATCTTTCTGGGGAGATACCCATCGAAATCACCGAACTAAAGCAGTTAAGGAACCTGTCTCTGTTCGAAAACCAGTTTACTGGAGTTATACCTCAAGGACTGGGAATTAACAGCACCTTAGTGCAAATAGATTTAACTAGTAACCGATTCACGGGGCCTATTCCTCCGAATATTTGCTTTGGAAATCAGTTGAggaagctgaacttgggccaaAATGATTTTCGAGGCAGCATTCCGCCTGGTGTCGGAAGCTGTTCTAATTTAACGAGACTGATTCTCAAACAGAATCATCTCACTGGCATCATTCCTGACTTTGTAGAGAATCCCAACCTTGTGTACATAAACCTCAGCAGCAATAACTTGAGTGGGGAAATACCTATAAGCTTGGCGAATCTTACAAAAGTTACCTCTATTGACCTATCCATGAATAAACTCTCTGGGCCTATACATCCCGAGCTAGGAAGACTTGTGGAGCTTCAGGCCATAGATCTATCTCACAACAGTTTGGAAGGTGAATTGCCATTTCAACTGTCCACCTGTGAAAAGCTCTCGGAACTTGAAGTCAGTAATAACTTGTTAAATGGCTCGATTCCAGCCAGTTTTAGGAGCCTGACAGAGTTATCAACCTTGGGTCTGAGTGAGAATAGATTTGCGGGTGATATCCCAGTTTTTCTGTTTGAATTCGAAAGGCTCTCAACACTGCATCTTGGAGGAAATTCATTTGGCGGAAGCATTCCGGCATCAGTTGGATCACCGCAGGCTGGTGAAAATATGAGGTCGTTGAATTTGAGCAGTAACAGATTAATGGGTCAAGTTCCTCCTGAGCTCGGGAGATTAGACATGCTGGAAGATCTGGATATATCTTCCAACAATCTATCGGGAAGCTTAGGGGTCCTTGATAACATCCACTCATTGGTGTTCATAAACGTCTCCCACAATCATTTTGCTGGTCCAGTACCTGCAACATTACTCAAGCTCCTCAACTCGTCTCCTTCTTCATTTGAAGGAAACTTGGGTCTTTGCGTCAATTGTCTTTCAGGTGGCAGCTCGAGTTGTACGGAGAAGAGTTTCTTGAGACCTTGCACTGTTCAATCGGAGAATAAAAGAGGCCGCAGCAAAGTAGGAACGGTAATGATAGCGCTGGGGTCATCATTACTTTGCATCTCACTACTCGGTGGGCTTGCTTACATGTTCCTGCGGAGGAAAGGACCTAAACTGCAAAATGCAATTGCTGCTGAAGGAGGTGCTTCTTCGCTGCTCAATGAAATAATGGGAGCCACGGAGAACCTGAGTGGTAAGTACGTGATTGGGAGGGGCGCGCATGGAACGGTGTATAAGGCTTCATTGAGCTCAGGTAGAGTGTATGCCGTAAAGAAGGTTGCGTCGGCGGGAAGTAGGGGTGGAAGCAAAAGTATGATCAGAGAAATTCAGACGATTGGAGCTGTAAGGCACCGGAACCTTGTCAAGTTGGAAGAATTCTGGTTTAGAAAGGACTATGGCTTGATTTTGTACAACTACATGAAGAATGGAAGCCTGCACGACGTTCTTCACGAGCGGAATCCACCTCTTCAATTGGAGTGGAGCATTCGTTATAAGATAGCGCTCGGCACCGCTCAAGGACTATCATATCTTCATTTTGACTGCGATCCCGCGATAGTGCACAGAGACATTAAGCCTATGAACATACTGTTGGATTCTGAATGGGATCCTCATATATCCGATTTCGGGCTTGCCAAGCTTCTCGATGAACAACAAGCTGCTTCCATGTCATGCAGCGCAGTTATTGGAACTGTCGGGTATATAGCACCAG AGAATGCATTCACAACAACAAAGAGCAAGGAGTCGGACGTGTATAGCTATGGGGTCGTTCTGCTGGAGTTGATAACTAGGAAGAAGCCACTGCTAGATCCTTCTTGTTCATTCAACGACGGGGAAGGGGAAGAGGACCTTGTGAGCTGGGTTCGGTCAGTTTGGAATGAAGCAGAAGAAATCAAGGATGCAGTTGATCCAGGGCTTTTGGATGAATTTATAGATTCGAGTGTCATGGAGCAGGCTACCAATGTTCTTTTAGTGGCACTGAGATGCACGGAGAAGGAGCCGAGCAAAAGGCCTTCAATGAGAGATGTAGTGAAGCAGCTCACAGATGCATACCCCATTTCTACTTCTACTTCTAGAACCAAATCAAATCTATTATGTAGTTATAGAAACTAA